A genomic segment from Desulfovibrio aminophilus DSM 12254 encodes:
- a CDS encoding DUF4139 domain-containing protein: protein MRRVSFLPAILAVLALACPALASGDLSLTVSSGGRTLVREVRSVEPAKGRGSVTVSGLPLAVEPSSIQARFSGSGAPAIELLRFEADPFQARTLLRRLVGREVEALLPDPADASRRIRRTAVLLSADTPVPLLVDGRIQLTTPEFLILPAVAATPGPLLTLETSGRSSGPRDLELLYLTGGLGWGADYALELDASGRSARLSAWITLENGSGRDFRAAEVRLLAGDQNRAAPMTYAMRKEMAAGAVAMDAANMAPEAVGENHLYTLPGTVDLPDGQSVRVSLLHAGKVPVTRELRSRVHASPGDLGRRRPQPLEAVLTFRNTKDGGLGLPLPGGVARVFESASGGLAPAGEDHLAHTPRGRDVTLTLGRSFDVSAERRTVAFERRGERRYRASFEIVLRNGSSEKRRVVLDEIQPGEWKLVEAGKPHSRPEAGVLRFELDLPPTGDGPGVPVAYTVDVEQ from the coding sequence ATGCGCCGCGTTTCTTTCCTGCCCGCGATCCTGGCCGTCCTGGCCCTGGCCTGTCCGGCCCTGGCCTCCGGCGATCTGTCCCTGACCGTCTCTTCCGGCGGCCGGACCCTGGTGCGCGAGGTCCGTTCCGTGGAACCGGCCAAAGGCCGTGGTTCCGTGACCGTGTCCGGCCTGCCCCTGGCCGTGGAGCCGAGTTCGATCCAGGCCCGTTTCAGCGGCTCCGGGGCCCCGGCCATTGAGTTGCTGCGTTTCGAGGCGGACCCGTTCCAGGCCCGGACCCTGCTGCGCCGCCTCGTGGGCCGGGAGGTCGAGGCCCTGCTGCCCGACCCGGCGGATGCCTCCCGCCGCATTCGGCGCACGGCCGTGCTTCTCTCCGCCGATACGCCCGTTCCCCTGCTGGTGGACGGCCGGATTCAGCTCACCACACCCGAATTCCTGATCCTGCCCGCCGTGGCGGCGACCCCCGGGCCCCTGCTGACCCTGGAGACGTCGGGCCGCTCCTCCGGCCCTCGCGACCTGGAGCTGCTCTATCTCACCGGAGGCCTGGGCTGGGGCGCGGACTACGCCCTGGAACTGGACGCCTCGGGCCGCTCGGCCCGGCTCTCGGCCTGGATCACCCTGGAGAACGGCTCGGGACGCGACTTCCGGGCCGCCGAGGTGCGCCTGCTGGCCGGGGACCAGAACCGTGCCGCGCCCATGACCTACGCCATGCGCAAGGAGATGGCCGCCGGGGCCGTCGCGATGGATGCGGCGAACATGGCCCCCGAGGCGGTGGGGGAGAACCATCTCTACACCCTGCCCGGGACCGTGGACCTGCCCGACGGCCAGTCCGTGCGGGTGAGCCTGCTGCACGCCGGGAAGGTGCCGGTGACCCGGGAGCTGCGCAGCCGGGTTCACGCCTCGCCGGGCGACTTGGGCCGGAGACGGCCCCAGCCTCTGGAGGCGGTGCTGACCTTCCGCAACACCAAGGACGGCGGCCTGGGCCTGCCCCTGCCGGGCGGCGTGGCCCGGGTCTTCGAGTCCGCCTCGGGAGGTCTGGCGCCGGCCGGGGAGGACCACCTCGCGCATACCCCGCGCGGCCGCGACGTGACCCTGACCCTGGGCCGTTCCTTCGACGTCTCGGCCGAGCGCCGGACGGTCGCTTTCGAGCGTAGGGGCGAACGGCGCTACCGGGCGAGCTTCGAGATCGTCCTGCGCAACGGTTCGTCCGAGAAGCGCCGGGTGGTCCTGGACGAGATCCAGCCCGGCGAGTGGAAGCTGGTGGAGGCGGGCAAGCCGCACTCTCGGCCCGAGGCCGGGGTGCTGCGTTTCGAGCTGGATCTGCCGCCCACGGGCGACGGGCCGGGAGTGCCCGTGGCCTACACCGTGGACGTGGAGCAGTAA
- a CDS encoding two-component system sensor histidine kinase NtrB: MNDSGEKALREDYCLYESGEGEYRVAVLGTGPGFLSIVDLLTSPDFHDFLPGFELVAVAEPGPDRSRLRAVEAAGVPVYPTFEAMWAAHPDIRYLVELTGRLQRIDALRRVLPPTVSLVDHAAAVFFCGLRDMAKMKTHCQVSLDRQRNLLQAIIDEVREDIIVLDLQGRVVDMNRNVWQRTGLSKEALLGKACFEVMTLRDGLPFCRVMDRDCPFHKTLANREAAETLMTRVNAEGRLLYFRIYSYPILDALGAMTHIMVMQRDITSRTYREKHQQQADKLAVIGEMSTYLAHEIRNPLFAIGGFTNALLRSTEFSGASREKLTIIAEETKRLDHMLTSILNFARPTGAPTGSVDIRRLAADTAELMEIGYARRGYEFPVDCPAELPKVSGEQEMLKQCLVNLYKNSIEAMPGGGVIGTTCGLEGDFVFLRVTDKGQGMSGQDLEKACSPFYTTKEQGYGLGLAMIKKIVEEFGGRIDIQSRLGEGTAVTLFLPPMLAVRPEARPAS, from the coding sequence ATGAACGACTCCGGAGAGAAGGCTCTGCGCGAAGACTACTGCCTCTATGAAAGCGGCGAGGGGGAATACCGCGTGGCCGTGCTCGGCACGGGTCCGGGCTTCCTCTCCATCGTGGACCTGCTCACCAGCCCGGACTTCCACGATTTTCTTCCCGGGTTCGAGCTGGTGGCCGTCGCCGAGCCGGGCCCGGACCGCTCCCGCCTGCGCGCGGTGGAGGCCGCCGGGGTTCCCGTCTATCCGACCTTCGAGGCCATGTGGGCCGCGCACCCGGACATCCGTTACCTGGTGGAACTGACCGGCAGGTTGCAGCGGATCGACGCCCTGCGCCGCGTCCTGCCGCCCACGGTGTCCCTCGTGGACCACGCCGCGGCCGTATTCTTCTGCGGCCTGCGGGACATGGCCAAGATGAAGACCCACTGCCAGGTCAGCCTGGACCGGCAACGCAACCTGCTGCAGGCCATCATCGACGAAGTGCGCGAGGACATCATCGTCCTGGATCTTCAGGGCCGCGTGGTGGACATGAACCGCAACGTCTGGCAGCGCACCGGCCTGTCCAAGGAGGCCCTGCTCGGCAAGGCCTGCTTCGAGGTCATGACCCTGCGCGACGGCCTGCCCTTCTGCCGGGTCATGGACCGGGACTGTCCTTTCCACAAGACCCTGGCGAACCGCGAGGCGGCCGAAACCCTCATGACCCGGGTCAACGCCGAAGGCCGCCTGCTCTACTTCCGAATCTACTCCTACCCCATCCTGGACGCCCTGGGGGCCATGACCCACATCATGGTCATGCAGCGCGACATCACCTCCCGGACCTACCGCGAGAAACACCAGCAGCAGGCCGACAAGCTGGCCGTCATCGGCGAGATGTCCACCTATCTGGCCCATGAGATCCGCAACCCGCTCTTCGCCATCGGCGGGTTCACCAACGCCCTGCTCCGCTCCACGGAGTTCTCCGGGGCCAGCCGCGAAAAGCTGACCATCATCGCCGAGGAGACCAAGCGCCTGGACCACATGCTCACGAGCATCCTGAACTTCGCCCGGCCCACCGGCGCGCCCACGGGCAGCGTGGACATCCGCCGTCTGGCCGCCGACACGGCGGAACTCATGGAGATCGGCTACGCCCGCCGGGGCTACGAATTTCCGGTGGACTGCCCGGCCGAACTGCCCAAGGTCAGCGGCGAACAGGAGATGCTCAAGCAGTGCCTGGTGAACCTCTACAAGAACTCCATCGAGGCCATGCCCGGCGGCGGAGTCATCGGGACCACCTGCGGGCTGGAGGGGGATTTCGTCTTCCTGCGCGTCACGGACAAGGGCCAGGGCATGTCCGGCCAGGATCTGGAAAAGGCGTGCAGCCCCTTCTACACCACCAAGGAACAGGGCTACGGCCTGGGTCTGGCCATGATCAAGAAGATCGTCGAGGAATTCGGCGGGCGCATCGACATCCAGAGCCGCCTGGGCGAGGGCACCGCCGTGACCCTCTTCCTGCCGCCCATGCTGGCGGTGCGGCCCGAGGCCCGGCCTGCGTCCTGA
- a CDS encoding universal stress protein, with protein MDRHLLVTISNDPQHLHGIRYVAYFFQDKRDIRLTLFNVVAEAPAVWAEEKSFETLAQGEEMAKRNLDRSLQTLAECKRILVQHGFLPDNIDTKHSSQGMSRAMTILREGEEGLYDAVVLGRRATMRLAEILDESVSKGLLMEEVTFPLWICREPEWGRRNVLLCADGSEPSLRMADHVGFMLAKETEHNVTMLHVARPGNSEDTAAIFAATREALERNGMASGRIDIRVLEAAKVAPAILREASDRRYAAVAVGRTGAGEGLLGRLFMGSVSMALFREIREAALWTCR; from the coding sequence ATGGACAGACATCTTCTCGTCACGATCAGCAACGATCCCCAGCACCTGCACGGCATCCGCTACGTGGCCTATTTCTTCCAGGACAAGCGGGACATCCGGCTGACCCTGTTCAACGTGGTGGCCGAGGCCCCGGCCGTATGGGCCGAGGAAAAGTCCTTCGAGACCCTGGCCCAGGGCGAGGAAATGGCCAAGCGCAACCTGGACCGGAGCCTGCAGACCCTCGCGGAATGCAAGCGCATCCTCGTGCAGCACGGATTCCTGCCTGACAATATCGACACCAAGCACAGCTCGCAGGGAATGTCCAGGGCCATGACCATCCTGCGCGAGGGCGAGGAAGGGCTGTACGACGCCGTGGTCCTGGGCCGGCGCGCCACCATGCGGCTGGCCGAGATCCTGGACGAGAGCGTGAGCAAGGGCCTGCTCATGGAGGAAGTCACCTTCCCGCTCTGGATCTGCCGTGAGCCCGAATGGGGGCGTCGCAACGTGCTGCTCTGCGCCGACGGCTCGGAGCCGAGCCTGCGCATGGCCGACCACGTGGGTTTCATGCTGGCCAAGGAGACCGAGCACAACGTGACCATGCTGCATGTGGCCCGCCCCGGCAATTCCGAGGATACTGCAGCGATCTTCGCCGCCACCCGGGAGGCGCTGGAGCGCAACGGCATGGCCTCGGGACGCATCGACATACGGGTTTTGGAGGCCGCCAAGGTGGCTCCGGCCATTTTGCGCGAGGCCTCGGATCGGCGCTACGCCGCGGTGGCCGTGGGCCGTACCGGCGCGGGCGAGGGGCTGCTGGGCCGTCTGTTCATGGGCTCGGTGAGCATGGCCCTATTCCGTGAAATCCGCGAGGCCGCTCTCTGGACCTGCCGGTAG